The Pseudodesulfovibrio sp. zrk46 genome contains a region encoding:
- a CDS encoding ATP-binding protein: MKESQVELLILYSAVACSMFLAISGLVAYIPGFEVLGRVRPDYIPMAPSTALSFMMLSFLLLFVQRGKQQPLVVGLLFLSVSLVGTFGLLELVGFLLEMDLNFEDVIVPKLGELKGIPVGRMSPSTGGLFFLSSISLFVLFLCRSMGAGSEVNVRKISGGISSLIMLIASTILLGYLYGTPFFYGQRTIPMALTTALGFMALSVGLIVANGRDYYPLNAFVGSSTAVRLKRLFLPLIVAFILIQGSLTILLKPLVSGLNEAFVTAIIVILYVFVFGIVINKVSKVVGGQIDKTERLLREAERQLSMAHRLEAIGQLASGIAHEINTPLQYVGGNLHFMKQALPEIEQACSKLQLSTDESKSERDDEESSIDKHVSGLVEEYGAAVSESINGLNHISTIVRAMKKSSHPASAATQLADFNELVETSLLVSRNEWKYVAEVDLDLDESLQAISCSPAGMTQVVLNLLLNAAQAIDSKNKRVGPKGIITIKTYEEDGMLVLSIHDDGCGIAQEHWHRVYDPFFTTKGIGKGTGQGLSIVYDIVKKHKGSIELDSQLGVGTTFTVRLPF; the protein is encoded by the coding sequence GTGAAAGAAAGCCAGGTAGAGTTATTGATTTTATATAGTGCAGTGGCATGTAGCATGTTTTTGGCTATCTCAGGGCTTGTCGCTTACATACCGGGTTTCGAGGTGCTTGGGCGTGTGCGTCCTGACTACATTCCTATGGCGCCAAGTACTGCCTTGTCATTCATGATGCTCTCCTTCCTTTTGCTGTTTGTTCAAAGAGGCAAACAACAGCCTTTAGTCGTTGGATTGTTATTCCTGAGCGTCTCTTTGGTTGGAACATTCGGGTTGCTAGAGCTGGTAGGGTTCCTTCTGGAAATGGATCTCAACTTTGAAGATGTAATAGTTCCCAAATTAGGGGAGCTGAAAGGTATACCCGTTGGCCGTATGTCGCCGAGTACGGGGGGCCTTTTTTTCCTTTCAAGCATTTCACTGTTCGTGTTGTTTTTATGCAGAAGCATGGGTGCAGGGAGTGAAGTGAACGTGAGAAAAATATCAGGGGGGATATCCTCTTTGATCATGCTCATAGCTTCAACAATTCTTCTGGGATACTTGTATGGAACTCCATTCTTCTATGGTCAGCGGACGATTCCAATGGCGCTTACAACAGCTCTCGGCTTCATGGCTCTCAGCGTCGGGCTTATTGTCGCCAACGGAAGGGATTATTACCCACTGAATGCGTTTGTCGGTTCATCTACCGCGGTTAGGTTGAAACGTTTATTTCTTCCTTTGATAGTAGCATTCATATTGATCCAAGGCAGTCTCACTATTTTGCTTAAGCCGCTGGTAAGTGGGCTGAATGAAGCATTTGTGACAGCAATAATTGTGATCCTCTATGTGTTTGTTTTTGGAATTGTCATTAATAAGGTTTCGAAAGTGGTCGGAGGTCAGATCGATAAGACGGAAAGACTATTGAGAGAAGCCGAGCGCCAACTCTCCATGGCTCACAGACTTGAGGCCATTGGACAATTGGCGTCTGGTATTGCCCATGAAATCAACACTCCCCTTCAGTATGTTGGTGGCAATCTGCACTTCATGAAGCAAGCTCTGCCGGAAATTGAGCAGGCTTGTTCAAAGCTGCAACTCAGTACGGATGAAAGCAAAAGTGAAAGGGACGATGAGGAATCGTCAATTGATAAACATGTCTCAGGGCTCGTCGAGGAGTATGGAGCTGCCGTTTCCGAGTCGATTAATGGTCTGAATCATATATCGACCATTGTCCGAGCAATGAAAAAGAGTTCTCATCCAGCTTCTGCTGCAACGCAACTCGCTGATTTTAATGAGTTGGTAGAAACATCTTTGTTGGTTTCACGCAATGAGTGGAAGTATGTTGCCGAGGTCGATCTTGATCTTGATGAAAGCCTACAGGCTATTTCGTGCAGTCCGGCAGGAATGACCCAGGTTGTTTTGAACCTGCTCCTGAATGCGGCCCAGGCAATTGACTCGAAGAACAAAAGAGTTGGTCCCAAGGGGATAATAACGATCAAAACATATGAAGAAGATGGGATGCTAGTCTTGTCTATTCACGATGACGGCTGTGGCATTGCTCAGGAGCATTGGCATCGTGTATATGATCCGTTCTTTACAACCAAGGGAATTGGAAAAGGGACAGGGCAAGGCTTAAGCATCGTCTACGATATAGTAAAAAAGCACAAAGGCTCCATTGAATTGGATTCACAGCTAGGAGTCGGGACGACCTTCACTGTGAGATTGCCCTTCTAG
- a CDS encoding AEC family transporter, with product MFATVASSLLPLLLMIFVGAVAYRREILPENSATVLNGFTFYFTLPALLFQAMATTPFADIMQPAFIGGYTTAMFATYGVAFALSSMLLKSHFSESSIRATNASFCNSAYLGFPIMLFLYGDNHEVMVASTLSIILPTLLMIVCLATMELHRAGGGQSPVATIGKIALNLFKTPVIFATFAGAGFSYFGFTLPDFLSNGLRMFGMASIPCALFAVGMLIVKLKLAFSFREIVLVNVGKLVLHPIIAAFCFYAFGLRGDMLLVGIILAGLPSAAVVCVMAETYDTRVAETAAALLVGTLLYMPAMYGTLLIASMFGLHLP from the coding sequence ATGTTTGCCACCGTCGCCTCATCCTTATTGCCGCTTCTGCTCATGATCTTTGTTGGAGCCGTGGCCTATCGTCGAGAAATTCTGCCGGAGAACAGTGCCACCGTTCTTAACGGGTTCACTTTCTACTTCACATTGCCCGCGTTGCTGTTTCAGGCCATGGCCACCACGCCCTTTGCGGATATCATGCAGCCTGCCTTCATCGGCGGCTATACCACGGCTATGTTTGCCACCTATGGCGTGGCCTTTGCGCTTTCTTCCATGCTGCTCAAGAGCCACTTCTCCGAATCTTCCATTCGCGCGACCAACGCCAGTTTCTGCAACTCCGCCTACCTCGGCTTTCCGATCATGCTCTTTCTCTATGGCGACAATCACGAAGTCATGGTTGCTTCCACGCTTTCCATCATTCTGCCGACCCTGCTCATGATCGTCTGTCTCGCGACCATGGAATTGCACCGCGCCGGTGGTGGGCAATCTCCAGTTGCGACCATTGGCAAGATTGCGCTCAATCTGTTCAAGACGCCGGTCATCTTCGCCACATTTGCCGGAGCTGGCTTTTCCTATTTTGGATTTACGCTGCCTGATTTTCTTTCCAACGGCCTGCGCATGTTCGGCATGGCCTCGATTCCCTGCGCGCTCTTTGCCGTGGGCATGCTCATCGTGAAGCTCAAGCTGGCTTTCTCTTTCCGGGAGATTGTCCTCGTTAATGTGGGCAAGCTCGTGCTGCATCCCATCATCGCCGCCTTCTGTTTTTATGCATTTGGTTTGCGAGGCGACATGCTCCTCGTGGGGATCATCCTTGCCGGGCTGCCCTCTGCCGCTGTGGTCTGCGTCATGGCCGAAACCTACGACACCCGCGTGGCCGAGACTGCCGCAGCGCTCCTCGTCGGTACGCTTCTCTACATGCCCGCCATGTACGGAACACTGCTCATTGCCAGCATGTTCGGTCTTCATCTGCCGTGA
- a CDS encoding ABC transporter permease subunit (The N-terminal region of this protein, as described by TIGR01726, is a three transmembrane segment that identifies a subfamily of ABC transporter permease subunits, which specificities that include histidine, arginine, glutamine, glutamate, L-cystine (sic), the opines (in Agrobacterium) octopine and nopaline, etc.): MPDKSAPKKVPFWRSQQGRAWTFQICMLGGFLWLAVSMYRNTLANLETRGISSGFGFLNNEAGFGIGEITGIPLPQGGVLWFLLSLVAGLALSQLISRYQKKQSDRPMSTKWLAACLACSIGLPLVTLYCFWDSVTILHYTESSSYTLALATGLANTLKVTVIGCVASTILGLMVALGRLSPNWLLSKLCRWYVELNRNLPLLLQLFFWYFIVLQQLPNVRQSIDLGGWLILNKRGLFLPAPIPQAGAWVFCAAVIVALAGIFLILRRARRLHDETGVPGKKLLPSLALLIGLPGLAWLITGNPFALDFPALKGFNYRGGMGLTPEFTALVVGLTVYISAFNAEIIRSGIEAVSKGQREAARALAMKENQVMRVVVLPQAMRVIVPPMTSEYLAIAKSSSLAVAIGYPDFVSVGGTILNQSGQAVEIVGIWMGVYLCISLLISFGMNIYNSKVALVER, encoded by the coding sequence ATGCCCGACAAATCAGCACCGAAAAAGGTTCCTTTCTGGCGCAGCCAACAGGGAAGGGCCTGGACATTCCAGATCTGCATGCTGGGCGGCTTCCTGTGGCTGGCGGTCTCCATGTACCGCAACACGCTGGCCAACCTGGAGACCCGAGGCATCAGCTCCGGTTTCGGCTTCCTCAACAACGAGGCAGGCTTCGGTATCGGCGAAATCACAGGCATCCCCCTTCCACAAGGCGGCGTACTGTGGTTCCTGTTGAGCCTCGTAGCCGGTCTCGCCCTGAGTCAACTCATTTCGCGCTACCAGAAAAAACAGTCCGACCGGCCCATGTCCACCAAGTGGCTGGCCGCGTGTCTGGCATGCTCCATCGGCCTGCCGCTGGTCACGCTCTACTGCTTTTGGGACAGCGTAACGATCCTCCACTACACCGAGTCGTCCAGCTACACGCTGGCACTGGCTACCGGCCTTGCCAACACCCTCAAGGTGACGGTTATCGGCTGCGTGGCCTCCACCATCCTCGGCCTCATGGTGGCGCTGGGGCGTCTTTCCCCCAACTGGCTGCTGAGCAAGCTGTGCCGCTGGTATGTTGAGCTGAACCGCAATCTGCCGTTACTGCTTCAACTCTTCTTCTGGTATTTCATTGTATTGCAACAATTGCCCAACGTGCGGCAATCCATTGACCTGGGCGGCTGGCTCATCCTGAACAAGCGCGGGCTGTTCCTGCCTGCACCCATCCCGCAGGCGGGTGCCTGGGTCTTTTGCGCCGCTGTAATAGTGGCTCTGGCCGGGATCTTTCTGATCCTGCGCCGAGCCCGGCGGCTGCATGATGAGACCGGCGTACCGGGCAAAAAGCTGTTGCCCAGCCTCGCGCTGCTCATCGGGCTGCCCGGACTGGCCTGGCTCATCACAGGCAATCCTTTCGCGCTGGATTTCCCGGCCCTCAAAGGCTTCAACTACCGCGGCGGCATGGGGCTCACCCCTGAATTCACCGCGCTGGTCGTTGGCCTGACCGTGTACATCTCCGCATTCAACGCCGAGATCATCCGCTCCGGCATCGAGGCCGTATCCAAAGGCCAACGGGAAGCGGCCCGGGCACTGGCCATGAAGGAAAATCAGGTCATGCGCGTAGTAGTCCTGCCGCAGGCCATGCGGGTCATTGTCCCGCCCATGACCAGCGAATATCTCGCCATCGCCAAGAGCAGCTCACTGGCCGTTGCCATCGGCTATCCTGACTTCGTCAGTGTGGGCGGCACGATCCTGAACCAGTCAGGACAGGCCGTAGAGATCGTCGGCATATGGATGGGCGTGTACCTGTGCATTTCCCTGCTGATTTCATTCGGCATGAACATATACAACAGCAAAGTCGCGCTGGTGGAGAGGTAG
- the iadA gene encoding beta-aspartyl-peptidase codes for MMKLIQNGNVQAPAPLGKQDILIGGDKILAMAETIDPSGLPGEVEIIDASGMTIVPGFIDGHQHFTGGGGEGGFQTRTPEMTLSMNTKAGVTTAIGLLGTDSLTRSVEALFAKTEAFKNEGITTFMLTGSYWYPSPNITGDAAHDLVYLPPVIGVKLALADIRGPHMDIDKLATLASDIRVAALVAGKPGFITVHTGIKPERLDIVVEAVKELGVRADMFVPTHINRKDTDLKDQVWWLAENGGFVDATAHFCEAPNSAVWVNAADFAMEAREKGLFDQLMISSDAGGSMPKWNADHSRIIGMDVAKPDSLLFELRRMVDHFGLPLEEALKPLTINPARMYGLEGIKGLLAEGADGDLIIMEPETLAIRDVVARGKVMIKDGEVVSPGYFE; via the coding sequence ATGATGAAGCTTATTCAAAACGGTAACGTTCAGGCCCCTGCGCCTCTCGGCAAGCAGGATATCCTCATCGGCGGCGACAAGATCCTCGCCATGGCGGAGACCATTGACCCTTCAGGCTTGCCCGGCGAGGTCGAGATCATCGACGCTTCCGGCATGACCATTGTCCCCGGCTTCATCGACGGACATCAGCATTTCACCGGCGGTGGCGGCGAAGGCGGCTTCCAGACCCGCACCCCGGAGATGACCCTTTCCATGAACACCAAGGCGGGCGTCACCACAGCCATTGGCCTGTTGGGCACCGACTCCCTGACCCGCTCCGTGGAAGCACTTTTCGCAAAGACCGAGGCGTTCAAAAATGAAGGTATAACCACCTTCATGCTCACCGGCTCCTATTGGTATCCCTCCCCCAATATCACCGGTGACGCAGCACACGACCTCGTTTACCTGCCGCCCGTTATCGGCGTGAAGCTCGCGCTGGCAGACATCCGCGGCCCCCACATGGACATTGATAAGCTGGCGACCCTCGCCTCGGACATTCGCGTAGCCGCTCTGGTGGCAGGCAAGCCCGGCTTCATCACTGTTCATACCGGCATCAAGCCGGAGCGCCTCGATATCGTTGTCGAGGCCGTCAAGGAACTGGGCGTCCGCGCCGACATGTTCGTGCCCACCCACATCAACCGCAAGGACACGGATCTCAAGGATCAGGTCTGGTGGCTGGCAGAGAACGGCGGTTTCGTGGATGCCACGGCCCATTTCTGCGAAGCGCCCAACAGCGCGGTCTGGGTCAACGCCGCAGACTTTGCCATGGAGGCCCGCGAAAAAGGACTGTTCGACCAGCTCATGATCAGCTCCGATGCTGGCGGCTCCATGCCCAAATGGAATGCGGACCATAGCCGCATCATCGGCATGGACGTGGCAAAACCCGACTCCCTGCTCTTCGAGCTGCGCCGCATGGTGGACCACTTCGGGCTGCCGCTGGAAGAAGCGCTCAAGCCCCTGACCATCAACCCGGCCCGCATGTACGGACTGGAAGGGATCAAAGGCCTGCTGGCCGAAGGCGCAGACGGCGACCTGATCATCATGGAACCTGAGACCCTCGCCATCCGCGACGTGGTTGCGCGCGGCAAGGTCATGATCAAGGACGGCGAAGTCGTCTCCCCCGGATATTTCGAATAG
- a CDS encoding amino acid ABC transporter substrate-binding protein, whose product MGLFRTTLIGMLILAMASVASAGTLQDVQKDGFLKCGTHIENPGFSALDSNGERVGFDVDFMRAVAAAVDVKEIKFTPLTSKERLPALQSGEIDLLARTTTHTMSRDVKLGLDFTVTTLYDGQGMLVRKSLGITSAKELDGATIALQTGSTTELNISDYFRNNGISFTPVVFEKQADVRKAYDAGRADVHTTDISGLAAQRSLMENPDDHIILSEVISKEPLGPYVRQGDDQWADVVRWTIWLTIAAEEKGVTQANVEEMFANSKDPEVQRMLGKTGSLWADLGLDQGAPVRVIKKVGNYGEIFDRNLGPNTPLRMERGLNALWTNGGLMYAPPFR is encoded by the coding sequence ATGGGTCTTTTCCGTACTACTCTCATTGGTATGTTGATTCTCGCCATGGCATCCGTTGCCAGCGCGGGTACGCTGCAGGACGTGCAGAAAGATGGCTTCCTCAAATGTGGTACCCACATTGAGAACCCCGGCTTCTCTGCCCTCGACAGCAACGGTGAACGCGTCGGTTTTGACGTGGACTTCATGCGCGCCGTGGCCGCTGCCGTTGACGTCAAGGAGATCAAGTTCACTCCGCTGACCTCCAAGGAGCGCCTGCCCGCCCTCCAGTCCGGCGAGATTGATCTGCTGGCTCGCACCACCACCCACACCATGAGCCGCGACGTCAAGCTGGGTCTCGACTTCACCGTCACCACTCTCTACGACGGTCAGGGCATGCTGGTCCGCAAGTCCCTCGGCATCACTTCCGCCAAGGAACTCGACGGCGCCACCATCGCTCTGCAGACCGGCTCCACCACCGAGCTCAACATCTCTGACTATTTCCGCAACAACGGCATCTCCTTCACCCCTGTCGTGTTCGAGAAGCAGGCTGACGTGCGCAAGGCTTACGACGCAGGTCGTGCTGACGTACACACCACCGACATCTCCGGTCTGGCTGCCCAGCGTTCCCTGATGGAGAACCCGGATGACCACATCATCCTGTCCGAAGTCATCTCCAAGGAACCCCTCGGTCCCTACGTCCGTCAGGGCGACGACCAGTGGGCCGACGTTGTCCGCTGGACCATCTGGCTGACCATCGCCGCTGAAGAGAAGGGCGTGACCCAGGCCAACGTCGAAGAGATGTTCGCCAACAGCAAGGACCCCGAAGTGCAGCGCATGCTCGGCAAGACCGGCTCCCTGTGGGCCGACCTCGGTCTCGACCAGGGCGCTCCTGTCCGCGTGATCAAGAAGGTCGGTAACTACGGCGAAATCTTCGACCGTAACCTCGGCCCCAACACCCCGCTGCGCATGGAGCGTGGCCTGAACGCTCTGTGGACCAACGGCGGGCTCATGTACGCCCCGCCCTTCCGCTAG
- a CDS encoding amino acid ABC transporter ATP-binding protein, with protein MATNTATHLGDSPVVIDIQKLNKWYDQFHVLKDIDLQVRQGEKVVVCGPSGSGKSTLIRTINRLEEHQEGKIIVHGTALTDDVRHIERIRREVGMVFQQFNLFPHMTILDNVISGPIHVRNMPRKEAIDLAQMYLERVGIAEQAKKFPGQLSGGQQQRVAIARALAMEPKIMLFDEPTSALDPEMIKEVLDVMRELADKGMTMICVTHEMGFAKEVADTMVFMDRGQIVEYSPVHDFFTAPREERTRTFLEQILNH; from the coding sequence ATGGCTACCAACACCGCCACCCATCTGGGCGACAGCCCCGTGGTCATCGATATTCAGAAGCTCAACAAGTGGTACGATCAGTTCCACGTGCTCAAGGACATCGACCTGCAGGTCCGTCAGGGCGAAAAGGTCGTAGTTTGCGGACCGTCCGGTTCGGGCAAGTCCACCCTGATCCGCACCATCAACCGTCTTGAAGAGCATCAGGAAGGCAAGATCATCGTGCACGGCACCGCCCTGACCGACGACGTGCGCCACATCGAACGCATCCGCCGCGAAGTGGGCATGGTCTTCCAGCAGTTCAACCTGTTCCCGCACATGACCATTCTGGACAACGTCATCTCCGGCCCCATCCATGTACGCAACATGCCACGCAAGGAAGCCATCGACCTCGCACAGATGTATCTGGAGCGCGTGGGCATCGCCGAACAGGCCAAGAAATTCCCGGGACAGCTTTCCGGCGGTCAGCAGCAGCGCGTGGCCATTGCCCGTGCGCTGGCCATGGAGCCGAAGATCATGCTCTTTGACGAGCCCACCTCGGCGCTCGACCCGGAGATGATCAAGGAAGTCCTCGACGTCATGCGCGAGCTGGCCGACAAGGGCATGACCATGATCTGCGTCACCCACGAAATGGGCTTTGCCAAGGAAGTGGCCGACACCATGGTCTTCATGGATCGTGGCCAGATCGTGGAATACTCCCCGGTACACGACTTCTTTACCGCACCCCGCGAAGAGCGCACCCGCACCTTCCTGGAACAGATTCTCAACCACTAG
- a CDS encoding glycerophosphodiester phosphodiesterase family protein: MQPLSLFQDTPLIMAHRGGRTLGPENTLHTLRKAKQVGAKCWETDVQLTRDGEVIILHDLNLLRTTNASAHPDFKNNAPQVPWRFTLKELRQLNAAIYPRRSCPPPVTRKWQEVPDILHPDFRIPTLTEALQITAELDMWINVEIKDVSRVLPSVLADSVVQRVLACIKAQGMEDQVIISSFNHDYVRSAKELAPHILTGALTSHRYKGDPVADTLKTKADAWHPGWRSLTQENVIRAREAGLAVNPYTVNSVEDMKRFTEWGVTGMVTDCPQDIV; this comes from the coding sequence TTGCAACCGCTCTCTCTCTTTCAAGACACTCCCCTGATCATGGCCCATCGGGGAGGCCGCACTCTCGGGCCGGAAAACACCCTGCATACCCTGCGCAAGGCCAAGCAGGTCGGCGCCAAGTGTTGGGAAACCGACGTTCAGCTTACCAGGGACGGCGAAGTCATCATCCTGCACGATCTGAACCTGCTCCGCACCACCAACGCGAGCGCGCACCCGGACTTCAAGAACAACGCGCCGCAAGTGCCGTGGCGATTCACCCTCAAGGAACTCCGCCAGCTAAACGCGGCCATTTATCCCCGCCGCAGCTGCCCGCCGCCCGTCACCAGAAAATGGCAAGAGGTTCCGGACATTCTCCATCCCGACTTCCGCATCCCCACCCTGACCGAAGCGTTGCAGATTACCGCTGAGCTCGACATGTGGATCAACGTGGAGATCAAGGACGTTTCCCGCGTATTGCCCTCCGTACTGGCAGACTCAGTGGTTCAACGCGTCCTCGCCTGCATCAAGGCGCAGGGCATGGAAGATCAGGTGATCATCTCATCCTTCAACCACGACTACGTGCGCAGCGCCAAGGAACTTGCTCCCCACATCCTGACGGGCGCGCTCACTTCCCATCGCTACAAAGGCGATCCAGTGGCTGACACCTTAAAGACAAAGGCCGACGCCTGGCATCCGGGATGGCGCTCCCTGACGCAGGAGAACGTAATCCGCGCCCGCGAAGCCGGATTGGCAGTAAATCCGTACACCGTTAACAGTGTTGAAGACATGAAGCGGTTTACTGAATGGGGCGTAACGGGAATGGTGACGGACTGTCCGCAGGACATAGTCTGA
- a CDS encoding amino acid ABC transporter permease, translated as MVQDIPDRLPPKTQTGVVGWIRKNLLCPWYNAVLTVLSCWAIWSAVKPFWNWAVTNATVTLDPEVAKQSTGAAWGFIRDMWPVFMTGVYPADERWRPLVALILVVALVCISLVHKFRATKWIRVIWLLSPIAVFGLVHGGGPTGLPAVGTHYWGGLMLTIMLSIVAMLAAFPISVLLALGRTSNMPIAKPFCVAYIELIRGVPLITILFMASVVLPLFLPSGMELDKVLRAMVGITMFFSAYLAENIRGGLQGIGKGQYEAADALGMGYWKKTIVVILPQALRIVIPPMVNNFIGILKDTSLVGIVGLVDLLQIAFATTSNPKWFGRLEEAYVFIALWYWILCYGLSAYSQHLEKKMPSASK; from the coding sequence ATGGTTCAAGACATTCCCGACAGACTTCCCCCGAAGACGCAAACCGGCGTGGTGGGCTGGATTCGCAAGAACCTGCTCTGCCCGTGGTACAACGCGGTCCTGACCGTGCTCTCCTGCTGGGCCATCTGGTCTGCGGTCAAGCCCTTCTGGAACTGGGCCGTGACCAATGCCACCGTCACCCTTGACCCGGAGGTGGCAAAACAATCCACCGGCGCGGCATGGGGTTTCATCCGCGACATGTGGCCCGTATTCATGACCGGCGTCTATCCCGCAGATGAACGCTGGCGCCCGTTGGTGGCACTCATTCTCGTGGTCGCGCTGGTATGCATCAGTCTGGTACACAAATTCCGCGCCACCAAGTGGATTCGCGTCATCTGGCTGCTTTCGCCCATCGCGGTATTCGGTCTGGTGCACGGCGGCGGTCCCACGGGCCTGCCTGCTGTAGGCACCCACTACTGGGGCGGTCTGATGCTGACCATCATGCTCTCCATCGTGGCCATGCTGGCAGCCTTCCCCATCAGCGTATTGCTGGCGCTGGGACGCACCTCCAACATGCCCATCGCCAAGCCGTTCTGCGTGGCCTACATCGAACTCATCCGCGGCGTACCGCTCATCACCATCCTGTTCATGGCCTCGGTGGTCCTGCCCCTGTTCCTGCCCTCCGGCATGGAGCTGGACAAGGTGCTGCGCGCCATGGTGGGCATCACCATGTTCTTCTCCGCCTATCTGGCAGAGAACATCCGCGGCGGCCTGCAAGGCATCGGAAAGGGGCAATACGAAGCAGCTGACGCGCTGGGCATGGGATACTGGAAGAAGACCATCGTGGTTATTCTGCCCCAGGCGCTGCGCATCGTGATTCCGCCCATGGTCAACAATTTCATCGGCATCCTGAAGGACACGTCCCTCGTGGGTATCGTCGGTCTGGTGGACCTGCTCCAAATCGCCTTTGCCACCACCTCCAACCCCAAGTGGTTCGGACGGTTGGAAGAGGCTTACGTGTTCATCGCGCTCTGGTACTGGATTCTCTGCTACGGCCTGTCCGCCTACAGCCAGCACCTTGAGAAGAAAATGCCCTCGGCAAGCAAATAG
- a CDS encoding UTRA domain-containing protein, with protein sequence MEKRRYYEIVRDLVLKRLKSGELSPGDKLPSERKLSDELNLNRNTVRHALLLLQREGRIFRLERRGWYVNPIRLVYNPANHVNFARLAESQDRDASWTTSDNGIVMVDGNIDAGDDEGFAEGTPVYEMENVFSLDGQKVAYTLNYLHAERLEGIVPKTRDRAMTQVVQEEYGFPLAQRDLLIRPQLLSREVATALDIAHGSPGIYIRRIKTDGNDGVLTVEHEYWRYDAIELRVSH encoded by the coding sequence ATGGAAAAGCGTCGTTATTATGAAATAGTCAGAGATTTGGTTCTCAAGCGTTTGAAATCAGGAGAGTTGTCTCCTGGTGACAAGCTGCCTTCCGAACGAAAGCTCAGTGATGAACTTAATCTCAACCGTAATACCGTGCGTCATGCGCTGCTCTTGTTGCAGCGTGAAGGGCGAATTTTTCGACTGGAACGTCGTGGGTGGTACGTCAACCCCATCCGTCTGGTTTACAACCCGGCCAACCACGTCAACTTCGCACGTTTGGCCGAGTCTCAGGACCGGGATGCTTCGTGGACCACGTCGGACAACGGTATCGTTATGGTGGACGGGAATATCGACGCTGGAGATGATGAAGGCTTTGCCGAAGGGACACCTGTCTACGAAATGGAAAACGTCTTTTCCCTCGACGGCCAGAAGGTGGCCTATACCCTCAACTATCTGCACGCCGAACGGCTGGAAGGCATCGTTCCCAAGACCCGCGACCGCGCCATGACGCAGGTGGTTCAGGAAGAATACGGCTTTCCCCTTGCTCAGCGCGACCTGCTCATTCGTCCACAGCTTCTCTCCCGCGAAGTGGCAACTGCCCTCGATATCGCCCACGGTTCTCCGGGGATCTACATTCGGCGCATCAAGACGGACGGTAATGACGGGGTGCTGACCGTTGAGCACGAGTACTGGCGCTACGACGCCATCGAGCTGCGCGTCAGTCACTAA